The sequence below is a genomic window from Candidatus Gastranaerophilales bacterium.
ACCCTCTTGTTTTAAGCGTTTCTACAAGTTCATCAACCTGGCTTTTTGTATTACAAAAGATAAGGCACAGTTTAATATTATGTAAATCTATTAATCTGCTGACTAATTCAGGCTTGTTTTTATTTAAGACCTCAAAATAAACTTGCTGGATACGAAGGGGGTTTGCTTTTTCGGATATGACATTTACGATAACGGGATTTCTTTGATAGTTTTTGGTCAGGCGCAGAATATCCTTCTCCATAGTTGCACTAAACATAATTGTTTGTCTTTCTTTCGGAGAATCTTTTAGAATAGTTTCTATATCTTCTCTGAAACCCATATCAAGCATCTCATCAGCTTCATCAAGCACAACTGTTTTTATAGTCGAAATATCTATAGAGCCTCGTCTTAAATGATCCATGGTCCTGCCCGGGGTTCCGACTACAACTTGAGCGCCCTTTTTTAAAGCTTTTAATTGTGTTTCTATTTGTTGTCCGCCATATACAGGAACAATGTTTATTTTTTCCTTGTATTTTGCAAGATTTTTTATTTCCTGGGCAACTTGTAATACCAATTCTCTGGTGGGGCATAATATTATAAGCTGCAGCCGTTTGGAATTGTGGTCGATTTTTTCTAAAGCGGGAATCCCAAAAGCAGCGGTTTTGCCTGTACCTGTATGTGCTTGCCCAACAACATCTTTACCTTCCAAAATCAAACCTATGGTTTTAGACTGGATAGGTGAGGCTTCTTCAAAGCCCATTTTCTTTATTGCTTTTAACATTTCATCGCTAAGAGCAAACTCTTCAAATTTCAAATTCATCATAATTTAAATTTCCTTATCTTGCTAGATTACTGTTTGCTTACTCCTTACAAGAATTTTGCAAGATAT
It includes:
- a CDS encoding DEAD/DEAH box helicase produces the protein MMNLKFEEFALSDEMLKAIKKMGFEEASPIQSKTIGLILEGKDVVGQAHTGTGKTAAFGIPALEKIDHNSKRLQLIILCPTRELVLQVAQEIKNLAKYKEKINIVPVYGGQQIETQLKALKKGAQVVVGTPGRTMDHLRRGSIDISTIKTVVLDEADEMLDMGFREDIETILKDSPKERQTIMFSATMEKDILRLTKNYQRNPVIVNVISEKANPLRIQQVYFEVLNKNKPELVSRLIDLHNIKLCLIFCNTKSQVDELVETLKTRGYFADGLHGDMNQNQREKIMRSFRSGSTEILVATDVAGRGIDVNDVEAVINYDLPRDDEDYTHRIGRTGRAGKKGKAFTFVSGKQIYNLKRIEKSNGALITRQNIPTLTELETIKINKISDEIKTVIEESHLSSFVNHVEMIMGDECTSIDVAAALLKIMLEKEAENFDENVNFEEFEKVDLPKKNKGGYKKHFNHNKKKDNNYNDFSGNKNKSRKYKRDVDKKSFLNSKKNKKKG